The region AAAGTTTGTCTTCTTCTCTCGAAAACTGATGATGCAGATGATAGAGGGACAAACAGACTAGCCATTAATGGTTTTTAAAAGTTTTAAGGGCCTCTTGATATTCTCTGGGATGGTTCAGGTTTGTAAAGGGAGCATCTTCATCAAACTCTACAAAGAGTGTATTGGCAAGGCGTAGCAGATCACCCAATCTATGATTCTCTTTTTCTAATTGTGTATAGGCCAAAGGCAAGAGTGACCTTTTATAGAGTCCACAGAGAGGCTGAACACCACTTGGACTTTGTGCTACGATCACATCGAATTTGCTTTCATTATGTTTCAAGATCTTCTCTATGGTCTCTTTGTTGACGAAGGGTGCATCCACACTTAAAATAAAAACCTCTTCTGCTTTTAGTGTTTCAAAAATAGAGATGAGCCCCACAAGAGGAGAGCTCTCTTTATAGTTGTCTTTGATCACTATACAGTCAAAATCAAATTTATTCTCCTTTGCCGAGATATATACTTTGTCAAATAGGGTACTGAGTTTATCCTGTTGAAACTCAGTCAGTGTAGGGTAATGAGCAAAAGGCAGCAGAGCCTTGTCTTCGCCCATACGAGAACTTTTCCCACCTGCAAAGATGACGGCAGTTGTGATTCCTCTCATATGGTTACACGCGCTTTACGTTGTTGATGTATTATCAAGACGGCAAATGCAATAAAAGTGATAAGAGACTCGATTAAGAAAATATATTCTCCATAGACTTGACCGGAAAGTACAGCACCCACTGAACCCCCTAACCCAAATGAGATACCCAGAAAAAACTGTTGTGCAAGTTTTTTCTGGGTATAGAGTGAAAACACATAGGTGATGGCTGCAGTATGGTAGAGTGCAAAACCGATGGCATGTAAAGATTGTGATGCAAAGGTCCATGTGATCGAGTCTGGAAAGAGATACAATATCATCCACCTGAGTGCGGTTATCAGTGTAGCAAACTGCAAGATACGAAGCAGGTTTCTTTGCAGAAGAGGACCTTGGAAATAGTACATAAAAATTTCACAGATCACGCCAAAACTCCACATCCAACTTGTCATTTCAAGTGAGATCCCATGTGCGGTTTCGTAGATGGTAAAAAAGTTATAGAAGCCGCCAAAACCCACTTGCATTAAAAAGATAGAAACCCAAAATGCCCAATATTTTGTGAGTGAAAATGAGGCATCATCTTGTGCTGAAGAATGGGAGATCGTGTCATATCTTGTAAGCATAGCACCAAAAAGAAGGGTTAAGAATGCCACTGCACTTAAGTAATAGAGGGCTTCATAAGGTGATTCAAGTACTTTCCCCAACCATAGCGCAATACCCATAAACCCAAGAGAACCCCACAGTCGTACTTTGCCGTAAATGTGTCTGGACAGAGAAGCCAGAGCAATGGTTTCAACATAGGGAAGAGAGATCCCCATCGCGGCACCAAAGAGAAGGTTTGCAGCAAGATAAACCCAAAAATCATGTACCGTGGCCAAGAAAAGCAAGGTACCTACAAAGGTAAAGAACAAGGAAAGTTGGTAGACCTTAGGGCTTAAAGAGAGAAAGTGTCGAAAAACAAAAGGCAGTAAAAAGCGCATGAAGGGCGCAGCTGCAAAAATGATACCCACTTCCATAGGGGTATATCCCAGATCCAACAATACTTTTGGCAGGAAGATGACATAGACACCCACAAGGGCAAAGTAAAAAAAGTAGTATCCCCCTAAAAGCGGTGAAAGTAATGTGTTGGCTGGTTTCATTTTTTGTTTACAACTGCCGTTGCAGACAAGAGGTCATGCAGTGTTTTGTTGTCTTTTCTAAAAAACATCAGTGCCCAACCCAGAAAGGTGAACAAAGAAAGAATCGCAGTCAGATTTCTAAACAGGATGACAAAAAGAGCAGGTTTCTTTTTGGTATGATCATCAATCAGTGTAATGTGATAGGCACGATACCCTGGTGTTTGCCCCGTCTTATACATAAAAAGCGTCTGCACGATGATCAAGGGGAGAAGTATATAGAACCACCCCAGGAGTTTGTGTTCGGCAAAATCTTCCCTGCCATCCATGACAAGATAAAAAACAACATACATAATAGGCATAAGAAGCATGAAGGCATCGGTCAAAAAAGCTTTGATTTTCAATCCTACGGATGCATAATTATTCTGATCTGATGAAGAATTCACTTTGGGTGTCTGTTCTTGGACCTTCCCTTGTTTGATCTCTCTAAAACGTTGTTTAGCCATTAAAAATCCCAAAGAACAGCAGCATAGGGACCTGAGAAGTCCATGTCTGCATTGAATCGATTGATCAAATCATCACTGTCCAGGTGAAATGCCTTATATCCTGCTTCCAGACCTACTCCCATAGCCAGGGTATAGCGGGCAGAGAGTTCATAATCATAAGCGGTGATATCCCAATAACTGATGGCATTGGCTTCAAGCTGAAAAGAGAGATCCGTGACAGGTAGTGTAAAACGTACTTTACCATAGAGCATCGGTACCCAGGTTGAAAAGTCTGCAACATTACTCCCTTCCACGCTGTGCACATCCATATCTCCAGAGATATATCTCAGGGTAAGTCCGGCATCCGTTTCAGCCCAATTGTCAAGAAATTCATAATAGAGTGTGACATCCGTCATGTCAAGCGACAAGCTGCTGGCTATCGTACCATTATAGGTAGTATCTCCCCATGTAAAGTTATCTACACTACTGCTCCCTTCATGTGAAAGTGTGGTATATCCCAATTTTATATTGGGAATGACAGGTAAAGGATGTTCCAAATACGCTTTTAAAAAGATATCCTGTTCCTCACTGAAGCCTAGCGTTTCTTCCATATCTGTAGCGCTTCCTTTATAAGAAGCATCGCCGTTAGGCTGATGATTGAAAAAACCAAGGGAAATTTCTCCCCCTATCGTATCCGCATGCATCTGACTTAGTGTAAGCAGTAGGTAGAGTGCAAGTTTTTTTACATTCGCCATTTTATTGTAATCCTTGTGTCATAGTAAAGATCGGTAGAAGCATCGCTGACACGATGACCCCCACGACCACACCGATAAAGAGCATCATAAAGGGCTCAAGTAGACTAAGAAGCAGTTTGAGTTTGTCTTCATTCTCTTCGGCATATAGTGCAGAGGTATTGTCCAGGATCTGTGCCACTTCACTTGACTCTTCCCCCAGAGCCAAAGATTGCATAAAGTTACGTTTTATTTTTACACCTTTTGCCATTTGAAGTGCATTGGAGAGTTTATTTCCTTCCAGTACTTTAACAGATGCTTTTTCAAACAGGTCACGTAAGCCATAATTTGCAAAAGTCGCCTTGGCAAGCTGCACGGCTTGGGCATAGGCAACACCCGAGCTGAGCATCAGAGAGAGGATGTACGAAAACCTCCCAAGTTCATGATTTTGGATCAGTGCTCCCAGTACAGGCATTTTCAGTAGCATTGAATCGATGATGCGATGAAAGGTATCTATTTTGGCATAAGAGAGTTTAAAAATGAGGATCACAGAGAGGATGGCAACAATGATAGCAATATAATGGGAGGTCAAAAAGTCGCTCAACCCAAGTACAAATTGAGTAATCGGAGGAAGCTCTTGACCGGTATCTTCAAAAATACCTGTGATCTTCGGTACCACAAAAGCGATCAGGAAAGAGGTCATACCTATAGCAACCGTAAAAATGATGGCAGGATATACCATGGCTCCCTTGACCTGTTTTTTGACTTTGTTCTGCGCAGAGAAAAAATTGCCCATGTTCGTAAGGACTTCGACCATCTTTCCACCCTGTCCTGCAACATTGAGACTTTGAAGAAAAAACTCAGGCAGGGCATAGACCTTTTGGGTATTGAGTGCATGGTAGAGAGACTTTCCCTCATCGATCATTGTTTTCACAGAGTTCAGAAAAGAGACATATTTTTTTTCTCCTTCATGCTGATTCTCAAGAAGCTTGACCGCGGTAAGTATGGTCATACCTGAGCTAAGGTAAGAGGAGAGTTCTTTGGAAAAAGTACTCAGTAGTTCTCCCGGCATTTGACGTTTGGAAAAGGCTTCCAGTGAAAACTCTTTGGTAGGGGTAAGCCCTTCATGATAGATGTTTTGTGTACGAAGTTTTTGCCCTGCTTCTTCCTCAGAACTTGCCGTAACAGTACCTTTGACCTTTTTACCTGTTTTGTCAAAACCTTTGTACTTAAAAAGCATCCGCGTATATGTCCTTGCAGTAAATTATAAGTATTATAACTTTTTTAGCTGTATCTTGCTATAAGAAAAGATGAAACGATTTTAACCCTTTATTCAAAGGCATCCAATTTAAAGAAATAATAGTTCGAAGAGTGTTTATCTTTGAGCATCACTTCATTGACGATAGCAGTAGGTCCGCCCTCTTCAGGAAGGGGAGTGATATTGATTGCTTCAGGGATATAGATTTCTCTACGATTCTTCTTTAATATCTCACGGCTTTTCAGATCGTTTATTTTGAAAGATCCTCTCAATAGTTCATAAGCATTTTTTGTCTCTTTATGTTGCTGAAGTACAGTACTTTCTACATACATAGAATCTTGTAAAGCACGCTTGTTCCTCTCTGAAATGTAGATGATCTGTTCACGATTGTCTGTATGCACTTTGAGTACAGGAAGAATAGCCAGTGAAAGAATGATCACAGAGATAAGGATCTCAATAATGGTAAAAGCCGGACGTAACTGTTTCAATAGAACGCTCCGCTGTCAGATGCCAAAGTACTGTTTTTCAACCAATACTCTTTTGCTTCTTCGGGGGTAGA is a window of Sulfurovum sp. TSL6 DNA encoding:
- the mobA gene encoding molybdenum cofactor guanylyltransferase MobA, with product MRGITTAVIFAGGKSSRMGEDKALLPFAHYPTLTEFQQDKLSTLFDKVYISAKENKFDFDCIVIKDNYKESSPLVGLISIFETLKAEEVFILSVDAPFVNKETIEKILKHNESKFDVIVAQSPSGVQPLCGLYKRSLLPLAYTQLEKENHRLGDLLRLANTLFVEFDEDAPFTNLNHPREYQEALKTFKNH
- a CDS encoding MFS transporter; translation: MKPANTLLSPLLGGYYFFYFALVGVYVIFLPKVLLDLGYTPMEVGIIFAAAPFMRFLLPFVFRHFLSLSPKVYQLSLFFTFVGTLLFLATVHDFWVYLAANLLFGAAMGISLPYVETIALASLSRHIYGKVRLWGSLGFMGIALWLGKVLESPYEALYYLSAVAFLTLLFGAMLTRYDTISHSSAQDDASFSLTKYWAFWVSIFLMQVGFGGFYNFFTIYETAHGISLEMTSWMWSFGVICEIFMYYFQGPLLQRNLLRILQFATLITALRWMILYLFPDSITWTFASQSLHAIGFALYHTAAITYVFSLYTQKKLAQQFFLGISFGLGGSVGAVLSGQVYGEYIFLIESLITFIAFAVLIIHQQRKARVTI
- a CDS encoding RDD family protein, with the translated sequence MAKQRFREIKQGKVQEQTPKVNSSSDQNNYASVGLKIKAFLTDAFMLLMPIMYVVFYLVMDGREDFAEHKLLGWFYILLPLIIVQTLFMYKTGQTPGYRAYHITLIDDHTKKKPALFVILFRNLTAILSLFTFLGWALMFFRKDNKTLHDLLSATAVVNKK
- a CDS encoding TIGR04219 family outer membrane beta-barrel protein; this translates as MANVKKLALYLLLTLSQMHADTIGGEISLGFFNHQPNGDASYKGSATDMEETLGFSEEQDIFLKAYLEHPLPVIPNIKLGYTTLSHEGSSSVDNFTWGDTTYNGTIASSLSLDMTDVTLYYEFLDNWAETDAGLTLRYISGDMDVHSVEGSNVADFSTWVPMLYGKVRFTLPVTDLSFQLEANAISYWDITAYDYELSARYTLAMGVGLEAGYKAFHLDSDDLINRFNADMDFSGPYAAVLWDF
- a CDS encoding type II secretion system F family protein produces the protein MLFKYKGFDKTGKKVKGTVTASSEEEAGQKLRTQNIYHEGLTPTKEFSLEAFSKRQMPGELLSTFSKELSSYLSSGMTILTAVKLLENQHEGEKKYVSFLNSVKTMIDEGKSLYHALNTQKVYALPEFFLQSLNVAGQGGKMVEVLTNMGNFFSAQNKVKKQVKGAMVYPAIIFTVAIGMTSFLIAFVVPKITGIFEDTGQELPPITQFVLGLSDFLTSHYIAIIVAILSVILIFKLSYAKIDTFHRIIDSMLLKMPVLGALIQNHELGRFSYILSLMLSSGVAYAQAVQLAKATFANYGLRDLFEKASVKVLEGNKLSNALQMAKGVKIKRNFMQSLALGEESSEVAQILDNTSALYAEENEDKLKLLLSLLEPFMMLFIGVVVGVIVSAMLLPIFTMTQGLQ